From Vitis vinifera cultivar Pinot Noir 40024 chromosome 14, ASM3070453v1, a single genomic window includes:
- the LOC100249373 gene encoding alpha-crystallin domain-containing protein 22.3 — protein MIGSSQTKESSQTKESLISRVGGALHNVSVQRAESTGQQPPSRSCHDSYRKRHADDPPQRGHCVTSVSSGMTILPREGDTSAADRVEAAQIFLPSHPTMEELKNIVAATRGGFALTGSAAVGQIGPAIGHMDIGECEDSYLFRVSLPGVKRDEREFSCEVENDGKVLIRGVTTTGERTVYAGNQVFEMQTQNLCPSGHFSISFQLPGPVDPQQFSGNFGIDGILEGIVMKRDKRR, from the exons ATGATCGGCTCATCTCAGACTAAAGAATCATCTCAGACTAAAGAATCTCTCATTTCCAGGGTGGGTGGAGCTTTGCATAATGTGTCAGTGCAGAGAGCTGAATCTACTGGACAGCAGCCTCCGTCCAGGTCTTGCCATGATTCTTATAGAAAAAGACATGCAGATGATCCCCCACAACGGGGTCACTGTGTGACATCCGTTAGCAGTGGTATGACTATATTGCCTAGAGAAGGAGACACCTCAGCTGCTGATAGGGTTGAAGCAGCTCAGATCTTTCTCCCTTCTCACCCAACAATGGAGGAGTTGAAGAACATTGTTGCTGCCACAAGAGGTGGATTTGCATTGACTGGAAGTGCTGCTGTTGGGCAGATAGGACCAGCCATTGGGCACATGGATATTGGGGAGTGCGAGGACTCGTATCTTTTTCGTGTATCCCTTCCTGGGGTGAAAAGGGATGAAC GGGAATTTAGCTGTGAAGTTGAAAACGATGGGAAAGTATTGATAAGGGGTGTGACAACGACAGGGGAGAGAACTGTGTATGCAGGCAACCAAGTGTTTGAAATGCAAACACAGAACCTTTGTCCATCAGGGCacttctccatttcttttcaGCTGCCTGGTCCTGTTGATCCTCAACAGTTCTCtggtaattttggaattgatgGGATTCTTGAGGGAATTGTGATGAAGAGAGACAAACGACGATGA
- the LOC109121482 gene encoding alpha-crystallin domain-containing protein 22.3, with protein MLESWSPEADNETVERAGPGVILPKKEWDDSIDATRRGVGLTRTAALGMVGPSVGLLDIGEMEDSYMFRVSLPGVAANERLFSCNIKPDGNVFIKGVSTTGEETVYRNSQLFKMKSQNLCPPGPFSISFELPGPVDDQQISTSFENGVFEAMVKKR; from the exons ATGCTAGAGTCATGGTCACCTGAAGCAGACAATGAAACGGTAGAGAGAGCTGGACCTGGAGTCATTCTGCCAAAGAAAGAGTGGGATGATAGCATTGATGCCACGAGAAGAGGAGTTGGGTTAACCAGGACTGCGGCTTTGGGAATGGTGGGACCAAGTGTAGGACTTCTTGACATTGGGGAGATGGAGGATTCATACATGTTTCGTGTATCCCTCCCAGGGGTTGCAGCCAATGAAA GGTTGTTCAGTTGTAATATCAAACCAGATGGGAATGTTTTCATCAAGGGAGTATCAACAACAGGTGAGGAAACTGTGTACAGAAACTCCCaacttttcaaaatgaaatcccAGAATCTCTGCCCTCCAGGGCCCTTCTCTATCTCTTTCGAGCTACCGGGTCCAGTTGATGATCAACAAATCTCTACTAGTTTTGAGAATGGGGTTTTTGAAGCTATGGTGAAGAAAAGATGA